In Papaver somniferum cultivar HN1 chromosome 1, ASM357369v1, whole genome shotgun sequence, a genomic segment contains:
- the LOC113351646 gene encoding uncharacterized protein LOC113351646, translating to MEEHTETPDNSTMESLESRLECLGIEPYRHEGSSSYIENHYESTGLVETDLEKPQPISPLAQESCDLMDEFSTDEVFASREEVIKWCHDKETETKTVVIIRKSKKKSKIQGSFIVMACERFGEYKSVNRSVEKSRLNPAEKDLCISFSVGGVKPALILSTLKRQNKKNVSTARTIYNAKSKFRTKVMEGRTKMQKLLQLLDEHHYVTSNRREDSLGRVLELFWSHPDGSRLAQCFPTILLLDCTYKTNRWGMSLFHAVGVTSTTQSFTIAYCFMRRRRIIFGL from the exons ATGGAAGAACATACAGAAACCCCAGATAACTCCACTATGGAATCGTTAGAATCCCGTTTGGAATGTTTGGGGATCGAACCATATCGTCATGAG GGATCGTCGTCGTATATCGAAAACCATTATGAATCTACTGGTCTAGTGGAGACTGATCTTGAAAAGCCTCAACCAATATCTCCTCTAGCACAAGAGTCTTGTGATTTGATGGATGAATTCTCTACTGATGAG GTATTTGCGAGTCGTGAAGAGGTTATTAAATGGTGTCACGACAAGGAAACAGAGACAAAAACAGTAGTTATTATTAGGAAGtccaagaaaaaatcaaaaatacaGGGCTCTTTCATTGTAATGGCGTGTGAAAGATTTGGGGAGTATAAAAGTGTTAACAGAAGTGTTGAAAAAA GTAGGTTAAATCCTGCTGAAAAAGATTTGTGCATTTCTTTTTCCGTTGGTGGAGTGAAGCCCGCTTTAATTCTATCTACGCTAAAgagacaaaataagaaaaatgtttcaacaGCACGAACAATATACAATGCCAAGTCCAAATTCAGGACGAAAGTAATGGAAGGGCGAACAAAGATGCAAAAATTGTTGCAATTGTTAGACGAACATCATTATGTGACATCTAACCGGAGAGAAGACAGCTTGGGAAGAGTTTTGGAGTTGTTTTGGTCACATCCAGATGGTTCAAGGCTTGCACAATGTTTCCCCACGATTTTGTTACTAGATTGTACTTACAAAACGAATCGATGGGGTATGTCGTTGTTTCATGCTGTGGGTGTGACATCTACCACACAAAGTTTCACTATTGCGTATTGTTTTATGAGAAGACGGAGAATTATATTTGGGCTCTAG
- the LOC113302980 gene encoding 65-kDa microtubule-associated protein 1-like — MAVSDAENAFRSDTTCGTLLQQLQQIWDEVGESDDERDKMLLQIDQECLDVYKRKVDQAAKSRAHLLQALADAKIELSSLVLALEEKNVVVPDKSTGTIKEQLAAIAPTLEQLWELKDERKKEFADVQSQIQKICGEIAGNLKLTEQAEPPTVNEDDLSLKKLDEFHSKLQELQKEKSDRLHKVLDFVSTVHDLCSVLGMDFFSVIIEVHPSLNDSIGVQSKSISNETLSKLAKTVVDLKDDKMKRLQKLQELAGQLFDLWNLMDTSSEERSLFDHVTCNISATVDEVTIPGALALDLIEQAEVEVERLDHLKASKMKEIAFKRQGELEQIFAHAHIETDPEAARGKIMALIESGSIEPSELVADLDDQIIKAKEEAGSRKEILDKVEKWMSACEEESWLEDYNRDENRYSSSRGAHLNLKRAEKARVLVNKIPALVDTLVAKTRAWEEDRQMSFVYDGVPLLAMLDEYAMLRQDREEEKLRMRDKKKFHEQITTEQEVFGSRPSPSRPLGPKKVVGPRANGGSNGTPNRRLSLSAHQGSNNGTRSINKGRRESTGQVAHTNHVAISKEDAASHISGTDTIPSTP; from the exons ATGGCGGTATCGGATGCTGAGAACGCATTTCGCTCAGACACCACTTGTGGGACTTTGTTGCAACAATTACAG CAAATATGGGATGAGGTTGGTGAGAGTGATGATGAACGCGATAAGATGTTGCTTCAAATAGACCAAGAATGCTTGGATGTTTACAAGAGAAAAGTTGATCAAGCTGCAAAGTCGAGAGCACACCTTCTCCAGGCGTTGGCTGATGCAAAAATTGAGCTTTCTAGTCTTGTTTTAGCTCTCGAAGAGAAAAATGTTGTTGTA CCCGACAAGTCGACGGGGACAATCAAGGAACAATTAGCAGCTATTGCTCCGACACTAGAACAGCTATGGGAGCTGAAAGATGAAAGGAAGAAGGAGTTTGCTGATGTACAGTCACAGATTCAAAAGATCTGTGGCGAAATTGCTGGGAATTTGAAGCTTACCGAACAAGCAGAGCCTCCCACAGTTAATGAGGATGACTTGTCTTTGAAGAAGTTGGATGAATTTCATTCTAAACTCCAGGAGCTTCAAAAAGAAAAG AGTGACAGGTTGCATAAGGTTCTCGACTTTGTAAGCACTGTGCATGACCTCTGCTCTGTCTTGGGGATGGACTTCTTCAGTGTCATTATTGAAGTACACCCAAGTTTAAATGACTCTATAGGGGTACAATCCAAGAGCATCAGTAATGAAACTTTATCGAAGTTGGCAAAGACAGTGGTAGATCTTAAGGATGATAAGATGAAGAGGCTTCAGAAG cttcaagaGCTAGCAGGACAGCTATTTGATCTGTGGAACTTGATGGATACCTCTTCAGAGGAGCGAAGTCTGTTCGATCATGTTACCTGTAACATCTCAGCTACAGTTGATGAGGTCACCATCCCTGGAGCCCTTGCCCTTGACCTGATTGAacaa GCTGAAGTGGAGGTCGAAAGGCTTGATCATTTGAAAGCCAGCAAGATGAAGGAGATTGCTTTCAAGAGACAGGGTGAGCTTGAACAGATATTTGCCCACGCTCACATTGAAACTGATCCAGAGGCTGCTCGAGGAAAAATAATGGCTCTCATCGAGTCAGGCAGCATTGAACCTTCAGAGTTAGTAGCTGACTTGGATGATCAAATAATAAAAGCAAAAGAAGAGGCTGGCAGCAGAAAAGAAATATTGGATAAGGTTGAAAAATGGATGTCAGCATGCGAAGAAGAAAGTTGGCTGGAAGACTATAAtcgg GACGAGAACAGGTACAGCTCCAGCAGAGGTGCACATCTAAATCTCAAACGTGCAGAAAAAGCTCGTGTTCTTGTGAACAAAATTCCAG CTTTGGTTGACACCTTAGTAGCCAAGACTCGGGCGTGGGAGGAGGATCGTCAGATGTCATTCGTGTACGATGGTGTTCCTCTTCTTGCTATGCTCGATGAGTATGCTATGTTAAGGCAGGACAGAGAAGAGGAGAAGCTTAGAATGAGA GACAAGAAAAAGTTTCATGAGCAGATAACAACAGAACAAGAAGTCTTTGGTTCAAGGCCTAGTCCCAGCAGACCACTTGGTCCAAAGAAAGTGGTTGGCCCACGTGCTAATGGAGGTTCAAATGGCACTCCAAACAGAAGGTTATCTTTAAGTGCTCATCAAGGCAGCAACAATGGTACTAGGTCCATAAACAAAGGAAGAAGGGAAAGCACAGGGCAAGTAGCTCACACTAACCATGTTGCGATATCAAAAGAGGATGCAGCCTCGCACATCTCGGGTACTGACACGATCCCCAGTACACCCTAG
- the LOC113333215 gene encoding indole-3-acetate O-methyltransferase 1-like translates to MGLHGRDNVVVSEMKLERMLSMKGGKGEASYANNSQAQARHAQSMFHLLEETLNEVQLESPAEEAPFVVADLGCSSGSNTLYLIDVIIKHMTKRYEALGFDPPEFSAFFSDLPSNDFNTLFQLLPPLTIDGGSMEECLAADGHRSYFAAGVPGSFYRRLFPTRSIDVFHSAFSLHWLSQVPESVTDKRSKAYNKGRVFIHGADQSTAMAYKKQFQTDLAGFLKSRSRELKKGGSMFLVCLGRTSVDPTDQGGAGLLFGTHFQDAWDDLVQEGLVDGDKRDSFNIPVYAPSLEDFREVVEADSSFAVNKLEVFRGGSPLVVNQPDDAAEVGRALANSCRSVCGVLVDAHIGDQLSDELFMRLESRATVHAKELLEQLQFFHIVASLSFS, encoded by the exons ATGGGTCTTCATGGGAGAGATAATGTTGTCGTTTCAGAAATGAAGCTTGAAAGAATGCTTAGCATGAAAGGAGGCAAAGGTGAAGCTAGTTACGCTAACAACTCTCAAGCTCAG GCTCGACATGCTCAATCCATGTTTCATCTGCTAGAAGAAACCCTGAACGAAGTACAACTCGAATCACCAGCTGAGGAGGCTCCATTCGTAGTTGCGGATTTAGGATGTTCAAGTggaagtaacacactttacttaATCGACGTAATTATCAAACATATGACCAAGAGATACGAAGCATTAGGATTTGATCCACCGGAATTCTCAGCATTCTTTTCTGATTTACCTTCAAACGATTTCAATACTCTCTTCCAACTTCTACCTCCTTTAACCATTGATGGTGGTAGTATGGAAGAATGTCTTGCTGCCGATGGTCACCGTTCATACTTCGCTGCTGGTGTTCCTGGTTCTTTCTATCGCCGACTTTTTCCTACTCGGTCAATTGATGTTTTTCACTCTGCTTTCTCTTTACACTGGCTCTCTCAg GTACCTGAGAGTGTGACTGATAAGAGATCAAAGGCTTATAACAAAGGAAGGGTATTCATCCACGGTGCAGATCAAAGCACGGCCATGGCATACAAGAAACAGTTTCAAACAGATTTAGCGGGTTTCTTGAAATCACGGTCACGTGAGTTGAAAAAAGGAGGGTCAATGTTTCTTGTTTGTTTAGGAAGAACTTCTGTGGACCCTACTGATCAAGGTGGGGCTGGTCTTCTTTTCGGAACCCATTTTCAAGATGCCTGGGATGACCTTGTTCAAGAG GGGCTAGTTGATGGCGACAAGCGCGATAGTTTCAACATTCCAGTTTATGCGCCAAGCCTAGAAGACTTCAGGGAGGTAGTTGAAGCAGATAGCTCATTTGCAGTGAACAAGCTCGAAGTATTCAGAGGAGGAAGCCCACTAGTAGTTAACCAGCCAGATGATGCAGCTGAGGTTGGTCGAGCACTGGCCAACAGTTGCCGGAGTGTATGTGGAGTCTTAGTTGATGCACATATCGGCGATCAACTAAGCGACGAGCTATTTATGAGGCTCGAGAGCCGAGCTACAGTCCATGCTAAAGAGCTACTAGAGCAATTACAGTTCTTTCATATAGTTGCTTCCCTTTCATTTTCATAG